The Halarsenatibacter silvermanii genome contains a region encoding:
- a CDS encoding Gx transporter family protein, with product MRSNRTRYVCLVGLLISIGLVLHIVESLIPMSYIVPGAKMGLANIASLLGMVIFGFKVGFLVLFFRIVLGSVIAGTFLSFNFMMSFSGGVLGFLLMGLVYYFASDYFSIIGVSIVGALFHNVGQIFTAMYIISNFGLVYYLPYLALLAIPAGLGIGLTVDFTWNYLFYSPLRGKA from the coding sequence ATGCGCAGTAACAGGACGAGGTATGTATGTCTGGTTGGGCTTTTAATATCTATCGGCCTTGTTCTTCACATAGTTGAAAGTCTGATTCCCATGAGTTATATTGTACCGGGAGCAAAAATGGGGCTGGCCAATATAGCAAGTCTTCTGGGAATGGTCATTTTTGGATTTAAAGTGGGTTTTCTGGTTTTATTCTTTCGGATTGTTCTGGGGTCAGTAATAGCAGGAACTTTCCTATCCTTCAATTTTATGATGAGTTTCAGCGGCGGAGTGCTTGGATTTCTATTGATGGGATTGGTTTATTATTTTGCTTCGGATTATTTCAGTATAATTGGGGTTAGCATCGTGGGTGCTTTATTCCATAATGTTGGACAGATCTTTACCGCCATGTATATAATAAGCAATTTCGGGCTGGTTTATTATCTGCCATATCTCGCTTTGCTGGCAATTCCTGCTGGATTGGGTATAGGACTCACAGTTGATTTCACCTGGAATTATCTTTTCTATAGTCCTTTGAGGGGAAAAGCATGA